In Phycisphaeraceae bacterium, the genomic stretch GAATGGGGCCTCGGTTGCGGGCCTGATGCTGACGACCAACGTCCTTGTCAGCGAACTCAAGGAAGACAAGGACGCGGTTGTCGGCGCGGTGTCGTAATACTTTCTCTGTCAAACTAATCGGGGCCCGGAGACCAGAAGGTCTTCGGGCCTTTTTTGAAAACAATGGCCACTCAGCGCGACTACTACGAGATTTTGAATGTCGAACGAACCGCTGATGGTGAAACCATCAAGCGGTCGTATCGCAAGCTCGCGCTTAAATATCATCCTGATCGCAACCCCGGCGATACGGAATGTGAAGCACGGTTCAAGGAATGTGCCGAGGCATACGAGGTGCTGTCGGATACCGACAAGCGATCCCGTTACGATCGCTTTGGTCACGAAGGACTGCGGGGAACCAGCGGTCACAACTTCCGCCACATGGATCCCAACGACATCTTCTCGATGTTCGAGGACATCTTTGGTGACATGGGCGGATTCGGAGGCTCCGGGGGACGGGGACGACGCGGCGGCGGGCGGCAGCGCGGACAGCCCGGTTACGACCTCGAAACGCAAGTTGAGATCACGCTTGAAGAGGTCGATAGCGGTGCTGAACACGAAGTGGAGTTCACACGGCAAGATCTCTGTACGACCTGCGGCGGTAACGGAGCCAAACCTGGTACCCAGCCGATCGCGTGTGTGACCTGCGGCGGTGTGGGGCAGGTTCAGCAGGCGGGATTCGGCGGGATGTTCCGCATGGTCACCACCTGCCCGGCCTGTCAAGGCGCTGGTAAGGTTTATAAAGATAAATGTGCCGACTGCCGTGGATCAGGACGAAAACCGAAAAAGCGCAAGCTGAGCGTGAAAGTACCGCCTGGTATTCACGACGGGCAGGCGATTCGTGTCACGGGTGAGGGCGAGCCGGGAATCGGCGGCGGACCGCAGGGCGATCTGCATGTAGTGATTCACGTGCAGGAGCACAAGCTTTTCACCCGCGAGGATGACCATCTGGTTCTCAAGATGCCGGTGAGTTTCACGCAGGCAGCACTCGGCGCAACTGTGAAGGTGCCGACCCTCAACGATGAAACGGAGCTGACCATCAAGCCCGGTACTCAGCACGGCGAGCTTTTCCGGCTTCAGGGCAAAGGCTTACCCAACCTGCGGAGCGGGCGGAAAGGTGATCTGGCGGTTGTGCTGCTGGTGGAGATACCTAAGAAACTTTCGGATCGACAGGAACAACTGCTGCGCGAGTTCGCGGAAACGGAAAACGCGGAGGTATTGCCGCACAGTAAAAAATTCTGGGACAAGATCAAAGACTC encodes the following:
- the dnaJ gene encoding molecular chaperone DnaJ, with the protein product MATQRDYYEILNVERTADGETIKRSYRKLALKYHPDRNPGDTECEARFKECAEAYEVLSDTDKRSRYDRFGHEGLRGTSGHNFRHMDPNDIFSMFEDIFGDMGGFGGSGGRGRRGGGRQRGQPGYDLETQVEITLEEVDSGAEHEVEFTRQDLCTTCGGNGAKPGTQPIACVTCGGVGQVQQAGFGGMFRMVTTCPACQGAGKVYKDKCADCRGSGRKPKKRKLSVKVPPGIHDGQAIRVTGEGEPGIGGGPQGDLHVVIHVQEHKLFTREDDHLVLKMPVSFTQAALGATVKVPTLNDETELTIKPGTQHGELFRLQGKGLPNLRSGRKGDLAVVLLVEIPKKLSDRQEQLLREFAETENAEVLPHSKKFWDKIKDSLKS